The following proteins are co-located in the Calliphora vicina chromosome 2, idCalVici1.1, whole genome shotgun sequence genome:
- the LOC135949900 gene encoding uncharacterized protein LOC135949900 yields the protein MPSLKSMAASFMRYIQVDLASFEDNYKKTVDEYLTLAAIQYQKRELEEIWDKISTRYEWVRESELMDDPEKAATINIDELTREYAKAKSLFRSRIISIDAALAEATRLETLKNSPPTPSTPPTPVTHSAPSSSFSVPPCDMQDFHGDYKSWTSFRDMFKAIYGNNSRLSGVEKLFYLKQKTRGEAKEIVDSAPLTNDGFVIAWTLLTSQYENKRMQINAQLKTLFNLPYVNVQCGVAIRKLQRKINSCISNLNTLDIDTDNWDPIFVYLCSSKLPKETLEDFEKTLRDSSNIPCWTEMDIFLTNTYKGLESVNDIKNPNTYPRNKQNSDSKNQNERKGNTFVNNVTQEPKKDTHAKRKPQPEQNPSNSTRTQNTSKLNGSVCKLCKANHTLRDCPSFISMGVAERINFVKQNGCCYNCLAISHGIKECHSTFTCRHCGGRHNSLLHRPSSNSNTHASTNSNPTDEQPSTSTRNVSQSFSTLTNQTDGVLDDRKKLLGTAVLNVQVHGSLFPARALIDPASDFSFISDQFRRKLHIPTQPIIAEISGLNEVVSARSNKMCEVTLRSNTQRNFSLEIQAIVVKTLTRTLPTQSINPNIIKDLEQIQLADPRFYESRPIDFIIGSDFYPQILKSGVKKDFLNTLIAQDTEFGWILTGPVEETHRTQTIVSYFSAVTLNKCLTKFWEIEEIPQKPIKSVEETVCENIFTKTTQRLPNGRYQVDLPFRTPQLELGNSRHVAMAQYLRNEKNLMKNPTLKSEYDNALQEYVDLGHMKAVNFNPNSSSTTYYYLPHHAVVKPDRVTTKVRVVFNASSKTSNGNSLNDALFIGPTLQQDLSIVILKWRFYKIVFNADITKMYRQILLNTTHTPFQRILFRKSVNEPIKDYELQTVTFGVNCAPYLAIRTLLELAKEVETTHPIASHILKNNMYVDDVLSGAHTIEDAKFAQNEMITVLDSAGFPLRKWISNSPDLLNILPKDHLLDVDLLTLPDSHNTKTLGIRWNAKEDFFFFSVPTIEKRNAYTKRSVLSDIARLFDPAGWLAPIVVSAKIIMQQVWQDNTDWDECLKPLTLTKWLNFLKFYDDINKIRIPRWINFKPTSKIEFHGFSDASEKAYSAVLYVRVTPIDGPNIITLLFAKTRVAPIKVLSIPRLELCGAVLLANMVNNVLTQLKLPLHQVYFWTDSTIVLAWLSKHPKSWETFVAHRVATISDTVGVNNWNHVVSHENPAVDVLPKS from the coding sequence TTGAAAAATTCCCCTCCTACCCCTTCTACTCCTCCTACCCCTGTAACCCACTCAGCACCTAGCTCATCATTTAGCGTACCCCCTTGCGACATGCAAGATTTCCATGGCGATTACAAATCTTGGACATCTTTCCGAGATATGTTCAAAGCCATTTATGGTAATAACTCTCGCCTTAGTGGggtagaaaaattgttttacttaaaacaaaaaacccgCGGGGAGGCCAAAGAAATAGTTGACAGTGCGCCATTGACAAACGATGGCTTTGTTATCGCTTGGACACTGCTAACTTCTCAATATGAGAATAAACGCATGCAAATTAATGCACAATTGAAAACTTTATTCAATCTACCATATGTCAATGTCCAATGTGGTGTAGCTATTCGTAAATTACagagaaaaataaatagttgtATTTCAAATCTAAATACACTAGATATTGATACAGATAATTGGGATCCAATTTTCGTATATCTCTGTTCGTCTAAACTGCCCAAAGAAACACTCGAAGATTTTGAGAAAACCCTAAGAGACAGTTCCAATATACCCTGTTGGACTGAAATGGACATATTTTTGACAAACACATATAAAGGACTTGAATCTGTTAATGATATCAAGAATCCAAACACATACccaagaaataaacaaaattctgaCAGTAAGAACCAAAATGAGCGAAAAGGCAATACATTTGTAAATAATGTTACCCAAGAACCCAAAAAAGATACCCATGCCAAGAGAAAGCCTCAACCCGAACAAAATCCTTCAAACTCCACCCGAACCCAAAACACTAGTAAGCTCAATGGCTCTGTATGTAAGCTTTGTAAAGCAAATCATACTTTGAGAGATTGCCCCTCCTTTATCTCAATGGGAGTAGCCGAaaggattaattttgttaaacaaaatggcTGTTGCTATAATTGTCTAGCGATTTCTCACGGCATTAAAGAATGTCACAGTACCTTTACTTGTAGACATTGTGGCGGAAGACATAACTCTCTTCTTCACAGACCCTCGTCGAACTCTAATACACACGCTAGTACGAACTCTAACCCGACAGATGAACAACCATCAACATCAACACGGAATGTGTCGCAGTCGTTTTCAACACTGACCAACCAAACTGATGGCGTATTAGATGACCGGAAAAAGCTTTTAGGAACAGCTGTTTTAAATGTCCAAGTTCATGGTTCTCTATTCCCAGCGCGAGCTCTAATAGACCCAGCGTCagatttttcgtttatttctgATCAGTTCAGACGAAAATTACACATACCCACACAACCCATAATAGCTGAAATATCTGGTTTGAACGAAGTTGTATCAGCTCGTTCAAACAAAATGTGTGAAGTTACTCTTAGGTCCAATACCCAAAGAAACTTTAGTTTAGAAATCCAAGCGATAGTGGTCAAAACGCTAACTAGAACATTACCCACCCAAAGTATAAACCCAAATATCATAAAAGATTTAGAACAGATTCAGTTAGCAGACCCAAGGTTTTACGAAAGTAGACCTATCGACTTCATTATAGGAAGTGATTTCTACCCACAGATTTTAAAATCTGGCGTTAAGAAAGATTTTCTTAACACACTAATAGCTCAAGATACCGAATTTGGTTGGATCTTGACTGGACCTGTCGAAGAGACTCACAGAACCCAAACAATTGTTTCATATTTCAGCGCAGTTACACTTAATAAATGCTTAACAAAGTTTTGGGAAATTGAAGAAATCCCACAAAAACCCATTAAGTCGGTAGAAGAAActgtatgtgaaaatattttcacgAAAACCACCCAACGCTTACCCAATGGCCGTTATCAAGTAGATCTTCCGTTTCGAACCCCGCAGCTAGAGTTAGGAAACTCACGCCATGTGGCAATGGCACAATATTTAAGAAACGAGAAGAATTTGATGAAGAATCCTACTTTAAAGTCTGAGTACGATAACGCTCTGCAAGAATATGTTGACTTAGGTCACATGAAAGCAGTTAATTTTAACCCAAACAGTTCTTCCACGACTTATTATTATCTACCCCATCATGCTGTTGTCAAACCCGATCGTGTTACGACAAAAGTTCGAGTAGTTTTTAATGCTTCCAGCAAAACTTCGAACGGCAACAGCTTAAATGATGCTCTATTTATTGGTCCCACATTACAACAGGATTTATCTATTGTAATATTAAAATGGCGCTTTTATAAGATCGTTTTTAATGCCGATATTACGAAAATGTACAGGCAGATCTTATTGAACACTACCCACACCCCGTTTCAGCGAATATTATTTCGTAAAAGCGTTAATGAACCCATAAAGGACTATGAACTTCAAACTGTCACGTTCGGAGTTAATTGCGCACCCTATCTAGCAATTAGAACTCTTCTTGAACTGGCAAAAGAAGTTGAAACTACCCACCCGATTGCATCTCATATATTGAAAAACAATATGTATGTTGACGATGTTTTGTCTGGTGCCCATACAATTGAAGATGCAAAATTTGCTCAAAATGAAATGATTACGGTGTTAGATTCCGCAGGATTTCCGTTGAGGAAATGGATATCAAACTCACCTGATCTGTTAAACATTTTACCCAAAGACCATTTACTCGATGTGGATTTACTAACCCTTCCAGATTCCCATAATACTAAAACCCTAGGTATTCGATGGAATGCAAAAGAAGATTTCTTTTTCTTTAGCGTACCCACTATCGAGAAGAGAAATGCTTACACAAAACGCTCAGTCTTATCTGATATCGCTCGTCTGTTTGATCCAGCGGGCTGGTTAGCACCAATTGTTGTGTCTGCTAAGATCATCATGCAACAAGTATGGCAGGATAACACAGACTGGGATGAATGTCTAAAACCACTGACCCTTACAAAATGGTTGaacttcttaaaattttatgatgatataaataaaattcgaatCCCAAGATGGATTAATTTTAAACCCACAtcaaaaatagaatttcatGGCTTTTCTGATGCTTCAGAAAAAGCTTACTCAGCAGTTTTATATGTGCGAGTTACACCCATTGATGGCCCAAATATAATTACCCTACTCTTCGCTAAAACACGAGTTGCGCCCATTAAAGTTCTGTCAATACCCAGATTAGAACTATGTGGTGCAGTGTTGTTGGCAAACATGGTCAACAATGTATTAACCCAACTCAAATTACCCCTACATCAAGTATATTTTTGGACAGATTCAACAATTGTTTTAGCTTGGCTTAGTAAACATCCAAAATCATGGGAAACATTTGTCGCTCATCGTGTTGCTACTATATCGGACACCGTCGGAGTGAACAACTGGAACCACGTCGTGTCGCACGAAAATCCAGCCGTGGATGTACTGCCGAAGAGCTGA
- the LOC135949899 gene encoding uncharacterized protein LOC135949899, producing the protein MTQPFITQAETAQSYANTVTTQIDILKDFSKWSRALRVFSYVYRFYDRISRTRRKLNQHQKVELDRVTHSEPRDRLKVLFTHPSIQLDAEEITNTKDKLIIICQTLYYPEEYICLQRKTPLPGKSTLITLTPYLDSKNIIRANGRLAKSSCLSYDERHPIILPYKSCFTKLLTSHVHLITLHGGNQAMLRVIRSGYWIPKLKNLIRFIVDKCTQCTRYRHRQTTQLMAALPPERTQLSRPFCNTGVDFAGPFDIKTYAARACKVTKGYVCVFVCFATKAIHLEPTSDLSTQAFMAAFARFFSRRGCPAAIYSDNGTNFVGACQLLKKERQEFFKQLRSSVIAANSFQNLIWHFIPPGAPHMGGLWEAGVKSFKSHLKKSRITRHTFEEFATLLTRIEGCLNSRPLSPSSENSQDLNPLTPGHFLIGSPMLTPAEPDCSDGNVTIANRWQKLRIQHHHFCRRWKDEYLKELHKRYKWKYPQREIAVDDLVVIKHDNIPPNEWSLGRVVKTVPGSDGRIRVVELRTSTGSLIRPITKVVVLPTS; encoded by the coding sequence ATGACACAACCCTTCATAACTCAAGCTGAAACTGCTCAAAGTTACGCAAACACAGTAACAACCCAAATAGACATTCTTAaggatttttcaaaatggtctaGAGCTCTTCGAGTCTTTTCATATGTTTATCGTTTCTATGATCGAATCTCTCGTACCCGCAGAAAGTTGAACCAGCATCAAAAAGTAGAACTCGACCGAGTTACACATTCTGAACCCAGAGACAGACTTAAAGTTCTGTTCACACACCCTAGTATTCAACTGGATGCAGAAGAGATTACTAATACAAAAGATAAACTTATAATAATATGTCAGACTCTATATTACCCTGaagaatatatttgtttacagaGGAAAACTCCACTACCCGGAAAAAGTACTCTTATTACCCTAACACCCTATTTAGATTCGAAGAACATTATACGTGCAAATGGTCGTTTAGCAAAATCAAGCTGTTTATCATATGATGAAAGACACCCAATTATATTACCCTACAAAAgttgttttacaaaattgttgacAAGTCACGTTCACTTAATAACTCTACACGGAGGAAATCAAGCTATGCTGCGAGTTATACGATCGGGCTATTGGATTCCAAAGCTCAAAAATCTTATACGCTTCATAGTTGATAAATGTACCCAGTGCACAAGATATAGACATCGCCAAACTACCCAATTAATGGCGGCTTTACCTCCAGAACGTACTCAATTGTCGAGACCCTTTTGCAACACTGGAGTTGATTTTGCTGGACCGTTTGACATAAAAACGTATGCTGCCCGAGCATGTAAAGTCACCAAAGGTTACGTCTGTGTCTTCGTATGCTTTGCAACAAAAGCAATTCATTTAGAACCAACGTCAGACCTATCTACCCAAGCATTCATGGCTGCTTTCGCCCGATTTTTTTCGAGGCGGGGATGCCCTGCCGCTATATATTCAGACAACGGTACTAACTTTGTTGGTGCTTGTCAACTACTCAAGAAAGAGCGACAGGAATTCTTTAAACAATTGAGAAGTTCTGTTATTGCAGCTAATAGTTTTCAAAACTTGATTTGGCACTTCATTCCACCCGGAGCTCCACACATGGGAGGCTTATGGGAAGCTGGAGTCAAAAGCTTCAAAAGCCATCTTAAGAAGTCAAGAATTACCCGACACACATTTGAAGAATTCGCTACCCTACTTACAAGAATTGAAGGATGTCTAAATTCGAGACCACTTAGCCCATCAAGTGAAAACTCACAGGACTTAAACCCATTAACCCCAGGTCATTTTTTGATAGGTTCACCCATGTTAACACCTGCCGAACCCGATTGTAGTGATGGAAACGTTACTATAGCAAATAGATGGCAAAAACTGAGGATTCAACATCACCACTTCTGTCGAAGATGGAAAGATGAATACCTCAAAGAGTTACACAAGAGATATAAGTGGAAATACCCTCAGAGAGAAATTGCAGTAGATGATTTAGTTGTCATTAAACACGACAACATACCTCCGAACGAATGGTCGCTTGGTCGTGTCGTTAAAACTGTTCCCGGTTCTGATGGACGTATCAGAGTCGTTGAACTGAGAACCTCAACAGGAAGTTTAATCCGACCGATAACTAAAGTTGTCGTTTTACCCACTAGTTAG